In a genomic window of Anomalospiza imberbis isolate Cuckoo-Finch-1a 21T00152 chromosome 5, ASM3175350v1, whole genome shotgun sequence:
- the RAD51AP1 gene encoding RAD51-associated protein 1, translating into MARPARRNKKVVDYSQFGDLEDDDEDFAPSSKKSRTQLKESKKEKKEKSKKPKEVTPSQTQTLSKRLSLDEKLYKRDLEVALALSVKEKSAKPQEVQNSEEQGKNIEPENTQRRPPLSNCSVDSELLGLNQVTDDDAPEGDGRQKTAATKVPAHHKSLVVDSDDRDHDPDSEAESVPTSPIVSPSWIMEHNSEPRQKVMSSPLEAAGRPLHASSPVTDKKPKWTPPAPSGSSNASAKCVPVKSPTHCLRLGLSRLARVKPLHPSATSS; encoded by the exons atGGCGCGGCCGGCCAGGAG GAACAAGAAAGTTGTTGATTATTCTcagtttggggatttggaagaTGATG ATGAAGACTTTGCACCTTCAAGCAAAAAATCCAGAACACAGCTCAAGGAAtcaaagaaggagaaaaaagagaagtcaAAAAAGCCCAAAGAAGTGACTCCGTCACAGACACAGACCCTTAGTAAGAG GTTATCCTTGGATGAGAAACTTTATAAAAGAGATTTGGAAGTTGCCTTAGCCTTATCTGTcaaagaaaaatctgcaaaacCCCAAGAAGTGCAAAATTCAGAAGAACAAG GTAAGAATATTGAACCAGAAAATACACAGAGGAGACCCCCTCTTTCCAATTGCAGTGTAGACAGTGAACTTTTAG GTCTCAATCAGGTTACGGATGATGATGCACCTGAGGGTGATGGGAGGCAAAAGACAGCAGCAACCAAAGTTCCAGCACATCACAAGTCACTGGTGGTTGACAGTGATGACAGAGACCATGATCCCGATTCTGAGGCAGAGTCTGTACCCA CATCACCTATAGTTTCTCCTTCCTGGATAATGGAACACAACTCTGAGCCAAGGCAGAAGGTGATGTCCAGTCCCTTGGAAGCAGCTGGGAGGCCTCTTCATGCCTCAAGTCCTGTCACAGACAAAAAGCCTAAATGGACACCACCAG CTCCATCAGGAAGCAGTAATGCCTCTGCGAAATGTGTTCCTGTTAAGTCACCTACTCACTGCCTAAGACTTGGCCTCTCCAGACTGGCAAGAGTCAAACCTCTCCATCCCAGTGCTACCAGCAGTTAA